TTTGCGCGGCTGGTAGCCACTAATCCGCAAAGGCAGGATAACGTTTTGCAAGACATTGCGGTCGTAGAGAATTTTGTGGTCTTGGAAGACAATGCCGATATGTTGGCGCATAAAGCCGATCTGATTGTCGCTCAAGGTGCCGAGGTCTTGATTGTTGAACCAAACCTTGCCTTTGGTAGGCTTGGTAATGCCTGAAATCAGCTTCAAAATGGTGGATTTGCCCGAACCCGAATGGCCGGCGATAAAAATCATCTCACCTTTGTTAATCTGGAAACTGACATTTTTCAGGGCTTCGAAACCGCCGGGATAGGTTTTGGAAACTTGTTCGAAACGGATCATGGGTTTTCCTGAAAATAGGGATTCAGACGGCCGGCGTCATCGATAGGGCAACATGCCGTCTGAAAAAATGGGGATATTCACAGATTATAAATATTTCGGCTGCTTTTTGATAGTGAAACCCCGGTTCTGCCTGTGGATACACTGTCGGTTTGCAACACAAAGCAATATGGTTTGAAAAAAAGGCCGTCTGAACGATTGGGTTTCAGACGGCCTCGATATCAGCGTAGGTTAAGTACCCTATCCGCTGTTTTATTTACATTTGGTTTTGGCCAAATTCACGGCGGCGGTCAGGCTTTTTTCGTTGACTTCGCCGGTGATGGTTTGTTTGTAGCCGCATTTCGGCGCTTCGACGACTGTGAAGGGCAATACGCCGACGTTGTTGCCGTGGGCTTTCATGAAGTTGCGGCTGTTGGCGCCGGTGTAACGCCAAATCGGGTAGCTGACCGGCGTTTGTTTTAGGAACTTGCCGATGTTGTCGGTCGTATCCAGCGCGATGCCGACCATATCGACGCTGCCTTTTTTCTGCGCTTTGTACCATGCGGACATGGCGGGCATTTCTTTACGGCAGGGGCCGCACCAGGTTGCCCAAAGGTTGACCACGCGCACGGGGGCTTTGAGCGATTCCAGGCTTTGCGGTTTGTTGTCCTGCCAACCTGCCGTTTCATCGGCAGCAAAGGCCGGCGCAGCGGTAAAAACGGTGGCGGACAGTAGAAGGGCGGTTAAGGCTTTCATGGTTGTATCCTTGAGGTTGCCAATCGAAATTGTGTTTATTGTAAAACGGTTTGGTGGGCATGCCTACCGATTCGTATCAAGATATCAGGTAAAAAGTTTGAGTAAAAATCAGTTGCAGACGATAATAACTGCCATCATTGAATGATTTTGCAATAATACGGAGACTTTCATGCCGTCTGAATTCACACTTTATCACAACCCGCGTTGCAGCAAATCGCGTGCCGCGCTGGCTTTACTCGAAGAAAAAGGCGTTGCCGCCGACGTGGTCAAATATCTGGATACCGCGCCCGATTTGGCGACTTTGCAGGATATGTTTGCCAAACTCGGCATCGAATCGGTGCGCGGCATGATGCGCACGAAAGATGATTTGTACAAAGAATTGGGTTTGGACAACCCCGATTTGGACAATGCCGCCCTGCTTCAGGCAATCGCCGAACACCCCGCCCTGCTCGAGCGTCCCGTTTTGGTAACGCCTACGCGCGCAGCCATCGGCCGTCCGTTGGAAAACATTGCCGCCCTACTCGGCTGACGGGGTTGGATAAGGCCGTCTGAAGATGATTTCCCTGCTTAAAAGCCGCAATGGCCTGCGATACTACCTGTTTCGCGGCCTTGCTTTGAGCGTTTTGCTGGTGTGCGGTATTTTTTTGGCCGGCACATGGCAGATTTACCGGACAGGTTTGCAAACCTTGCCGAAGGACGCTCATGCCGATGCGGCGGTGGTATTGGGTGCGGCGGCGTGGGACAAACGCCCGTCGCCGGTATTCCGTGAACGCATCAACCACGCCATCACGCTCTACCAAAGCCATCGGGTTGGCAAAATCATTTTCACCGGCGGTACGCCCAAAAAAGGATTTATGACCGAAGCCGAAGTGGGGCGCCGATACGCGCTCAAGCAGGGTATACCGGCGCACAATATCCTGTTTGAAAACACGTCGCGCAACACTTACGAAAACCTGCGCAATATCGTCCCCATCATGCACGCCAACGGAGTCGGCAGCATTATCGTTGTCAGCGACCCGTATCATTTGGCGCGCGCCGAAGAAATGGCCGCCGATTTAGGCTTGTCAGACGCGCAGTTCTCCGCCACACCGACCACGCGCTTTGATGAGCGCAGCAAGAAAGCCAAGTTCCTGATGCAGGAGAGCTATTCTTTGTTTCTCTACCGTATCGGCAAATGGAGCGATGCGGTTTGGAATTGGATAAGCAGTTGAGCCTTCGGTAATCCATGTAAAAGGCCGTCTGAATCCTTTTAGGTTTCAGACGGCCTAAATGTATGCTTACTTATTGATATTGATTTGCAGCTACACTGCCAAAAAAGACTACAGCCAGTACCAGATAAATTACCATTACGATGACAAACAGAATCAAGGCAGCCTTGAAATAATTGGCTTTATTCGGATTGGTGTTTGAGCCGAATGCCCATACAAGCATCATAACTATATTGACCAGCGGAATCATCAAAATCAAGTTTGTTAGCAACCATTCTTTGACGCTTACAATCGGAGCCTGTTGATGGCCGATTTGGTTTTGTCCGTTCATACGTACCCAGTAATTTTGTTGAAAGAACAGTAATTATACTCATTAAATCTTTATCGGCATAGCATGTTCAGGCCGTCTGAATCTTCAGACGGCCTGAGCCTATGATTTTTGCAGCCGCTATTTCAATCGGATGTAAAATGTACCGTCCGGCACGACGGGCAGGTATTTGCGGTAGAAGTCCAGATAGGTCTTGTTTGGGTCTATGTCGGCAAACTGCTGCGGATACAGGGTTTTGGCGATAAATTGCGCGCTGGCCAAATCGGCGATCGAGCGGGAGGCGGTGTGGTAGATGCCGTAAACGCGTTTGTTTTTGACGGCAGGAATGTCTGTCCAGCCTTTGCGTTTGACAAATCCGGCCAGGCGGCGTTGCGCATCGGCCTGGCTGATGCCTATACCCATCGCCATAATGCCAGGCTTGTCTTTATGGCCGTTTTCCGTCCCCGAAATGACGATGACGTCGGGTTTGGCCGTCAGGAATTTTTCAGGGTTTATCGGTCCCCAGTTTTTAACGTAAGGCGCGGCGATATTGTTGCCGCCTGCTGTGTCGGCAATCGCGCCCCACATATCTTTGCCGAAGGTGTAGCTGTATTCGGACGGGCCTTTGTCGCCGAACTCGATATAGATTTTCGGTTTGGACTGCTTGGCGCGCGCGACGCGTTTTTGGATGTCGGCAATGCCTCGGGCGTATTCGGCGGCAATTTTTTGGGCGCGCGCCTGCGTACCGTTGAGTTCGCCGAAAATTTCCGCACTGCGCGTGTGCCGCGCGACGGTTTCGGCGTTGAAATCGACCACGACGACGGGTATGCCTGCCGCTTCAATGCGCGGCAGGTGGGTGGCGACGGCCTTATACTGCCAGTCGGCCAGAATCAATACGTCCGGCTTGAGCGCGAGCGTTTTCTCCAGTGAAAACGTGCCGGTGCTGATGTTGCCGATGTCCGCAATGTTTTGCAGCGTAGGCAGCTTCTGTTTGAACATCGCCCAGCTGCCGGGATTGAATTTCTCCCAAAACTCACGCGAAATGCCGATGACGTTTTTAAATTTGTCCGCGCCCGTTACCGCGATATAGTCGGGATAGTAAAACGCCAAAACCGCGCGTTTGACAGGGACATCGACTTTGACTTCGCGTCCCAATACGTCTTTGATAGTTTTGATTTCGGCTTGGGCAAAAAGGGGCAGGAGGGCGAGGGCGGCAAATAAAGCGCGTTTGTTCATGAGCGGATACTTTCAAAGAAATGATTATCATTTGTCTTGTTTTCAGGAGAAAAGTTCCCAGACGGTCTTTCTGCGCTGACATTATTTTCAGACGGCCGTACATTGTTTAAACCTTGCCAAAAAAGTAAAATACCTGTTTTCAAAGACTTTGGAGCCATCATGACCGTCAAAACCCGTTTCGCCCCCAGCCCCACCGGCTACCTGCACATCGGCGGCGTACGCACCGCCTTGTTTTCATGGGCGTTTGCCCGCCATCATAAAGGCGAGTTCCTATTGCGTATCGAAGACACCGACTTGGCGCGCTCTACTGCCGAATCCGTCAATATCATCCTCGACGGCATGAAATGGGTCGGCCTGAACTACGACAACGCCGACAACGTCGTTTACCAAACCCGCCGTTTCGACCGCTACAAAGAAGTCATTGCCGAACTTTTAGAAAAAGGCCATGCCTACTACTGCTATTGCAGCAAAGAAGAGCTGGAAGCCATGCGCGAGAAAGCCGAAAAAGAAGGCACGGCGACTTACGACCGCCGCTGGCGTCCGGAAGAAGGCAAAACCCTGCCCGAAATCCCTGCCGACGTGCAACCTGTTGTCCGTTTCAAAACACCTTTGGACGGTGTTACCCAATGGACAGACTTGGTCAAAGGCGAAATCTCCATTCCCAACGAAGCGCTTGACGACCTGATTATCGCCCGCGCCGATGGCACGCCGACTTACAACTTCTGCGTCGTGGTGGACGATTACGATATGGGCGTTACCCACGTTATCCGCGGTGATGACCATGTGAACAACACCCCGAAACAAATCAACATCTTAAAAGCCATCGGCGCAAATCTGCCCGAATACGGCCACCTGCCCATGATTCTTAACGAACAAGGAAAAAAAATCTCCAAACGCAGCGGCGATACCGTTGCCATTACCGACTTTGGCGCAATGGGTATCCTGCCCGAAGCCATGCTCAACTATCTGGCACGCTTGGGCTGGGCGCACGGCGACGATGAATTCTTCACGATGGAACAATTCATCGAATGGTTTGATTTGAAAGACGTTTCCCCGTCTCCAAGCCGTATGGACTTGAAAAAACTCTACTGGACTAACGGCGAACACATCAAAATCACCGCTAACGAAAAACTGGCCGAAATGGTGAAACCGCGTCTCGCTCTGCGCGATATCCATGAAACAAGCAAGCCTGCTTTGGAAGACGTGTTGGCATTGGTCAAAGACCGCGCCCAAGACCTGAACACGCTTGCCGACGAGTGCCTCTACTTCTACGTCAAACAAACCCCTGCCGAAGCAGACGTGCAAAAACACTGGGACGACGAAGCCGCCGCCCGTATGCTGCGCTTTGCCGAACGCCTCGAAGGGCTGGAAGACTGGAATGCCGAAGCCATCCACGACCTCTTCAAACCTTTCTGCGACGAAGAAGGCATCAAAATGGGCAAACTCGGTATGCCCCTGCGCCTCGCTGTCTGCGGTACGGCAAAAACCCCAAGCGTCGATGCCGTATTGGCATTAATCGGCAAAGAAGAAGTGTTGAAACGGATCCGTTCGTAAGGCATGAATGATAAAAGGCCGTCTGAAATGTTTCAGACGGCCTTTTTATTTTGAACAGGATTTATTTATTCTTCTTCGTTCGGTTTGTTTTTATCTTTTTTGCGCCATAGGCCTTTAAACAATGCACCTGCTGCAACAGCACCGAAAATAATCAGTTTGCCGAATTTAGCCAGTAATGCGCCGGCCAAAGCTAATAATCCCAGTTTTTTTGCAGCGATACCGCCAACCAAGGCAGCCAGTCCGTATTCAGCCACTTTGTCGGTTGCGGCATTGAAATCGCTGTAGCGCTTGCCTTCATTGAATTCGATATTACCCAACAATTCTTGCACAATAGGTTTGTATTGATCTATGCTTTTCAAATCGGTGATCATAGTCAATTCAATATAGCCTTCGCGTCCCAGCTGGAAAGTATTGTAGTTGATGGCAGGATTGGGATCGGGTTCGTTTTTATTCAGAACGTCAATCGACCAAATCAGACGATGGGTCTTTGCATCATATTGCGGTTTTTCTACCCAGCCGCGTGTTTCCAATTCCGGCAGGTTGCGGGAGGCACGCTCTTTATTTTGTTCCTCGGTGCCTTCTTTCAGCTGCTCGAGCATGGCTTCAACATCCCATTCTTTGGCATCATCGTCTTTGATATAGCCGGAATCGGTAAAGGTTAGGTCTACCATCCAATTAGTATCACCGTCCTCGTTTTCCGACTCGGGGAGAATCAGGCCGTAGCGGTTGGGATCTGTGGCGTTACCTGCTTCCCTCATCATAGCGTTGGCGCGATTTTTTTTCACAAAGACCATTTTTGCAGGCAGTTTCAGTTTGGCCTGATTGCCCAAATCAACGGTTGCCGGGCCTTGGACGATCTCGTCATCAACGTAGTTCGCGATAGAGTCTGAGGCTTGTTGCGCTTCTTGCCCGGATGCCTCGACGGCAGAAGCGGTATCAGCGTTGGCTGCAGAAGCCGGCAGGGTTTGGATAGATAGTAGGGCTGCCAAAACGGCATAGGCGAGATGGTTGCTTTTCATCATAGGGTTCTCATGGAAGAAGAATTAAAAAAGATGCAGACAGCCGCAACACCATATGCTCCGGCATGACTAAAGGGTAAATTTTACAATAAATAAATCATATTTACATATTTAAATATGACTGTAATTTAAAAAATACAGGAAAGCTTTTTGACGAGAGGTAGAGCAATCGTTGAGAAATTCAAAAAGGCCGTCTGAAAATTTTTCAGACGGCCTTTTCTAATAAAACCAGAAAATAATGGAATCAGGCGGAGAATATGAGAAAATAATGCCCGCCTGTCGAAATGGATGATTGGATTAACTTTTATCGGCAGCCTAAATGTCCGGATTGGATAAAATAAGCCATCAAGAACAAAGACCAATAAGCTTATTATGTAAACTTGGCGGCTGAAAAATTTACTTTACAAATCAAACAACTTTAAAGGAAAACCCATGAAAAAAACCTTACTTGCCCTGATGATGTTATCTGCCGCCGCGGCGTATGCCGGTGAGGCGGAAGACCGTTTGCTGTCTGTCCAATCGGTTTACCGTGCCGCTTTGCATGAGCAAAACAGCAATGACAGCAAAATTATTTCCCTGCAAAGCGATTTGGAAAGCGCGCAGCGCCGTTTGCAGGCTGCGCAATCCGATATTGACCGTTTGAAAGGCGAAATTCAGACGGCCTTGGCTCAGAAAGAGCAGCAAAATGCCAAGCTGCA
This region of Neisseria subflava genomic DNA includes:
- the gltX gene encoding glutamate--tRNA ligase, which codes for MTVKTRFAPSPTGYLHIGGVRTALFSWAFARHHKGEFLLRIEDTDLARSTAESVNIILDGMKWVGLNYDNADNVVYQTRRFDRYKEVIAELLEKGHAYYCYCSKEELEAMREKAEKEGTATYDRRWRPEEGKTLPEIPADVQPVVRFKTPLDGVTQWTDLVKGEISIPNEALDDLIIARADGTPTYNFCVVVDDYDMGVTHVIRGDDHVNNTPKQINILKAIGANLPEYGHLPMILNEQGKKISKRSGDTVAITDFGAMGILPEAMLNYLARLGWAHGDDEFFTMEQFIEWFDLKDVSPSPSRMDLKKLYWTNGEHIKITANEKLAEMVKPRLALRDIHETSKPALEDVLALVKDRAQDLNTLADECLYFYVKQTPAEADVQKHWDDEAAARMLRFAERLEGLEDWNAEAIHDLFKPFCDEEGIKMGKLGMPLRLAVCGTAKTPSVDAVLALIGKEEVLKRIRS
- a CDS encoding TlpA disulfide reductase family protein; the encoded protein is MKALTALLLSATVFTAAPAFAADETAGWQDNKPQSLESLKAPVRVVNLWATWCGPCRKEMPAMSAWYKAQKKGSVDMVGIALDTTDNIGKFLKQTPVSYPIWRYTGANSRNFMKAHGNNVGVLPFTVVEAPKCGYKQTITGEVNEKSLTAAVNLAKTKCK
- the ftsE gene encoding cell division ATP-binding protein FtsE is translated as MIRFEQVSKTYPGGFEALKNVSFQINKGEMIFIAGHSGSGKSTILKLISGITKPTKGKVWFNNQDLGTLSDNQIGFMRQHIGIVFQDHKILYDRNVLQNVILPLRISGYQPRKAEERARIAIEKVGLKGRENDMPITLSGGEQQRLCIARAVVHQPSLLIADEPSASLDRAYALDIMELFKTFHEAGTTVIVAAHDETLMADYGHRVLRLQKGRLA
- a CDS encoding YdcF family protein, whose translation is MISLLKSRNGLRYYLFRGLALSVLLVCGIFLAGTWQIYRTGLQTLPKDAHADAAVVLGAAAWDKRPSPVFRERINHAITLYQSHRVGKIIFTGGTPKKGFMTEAEVGRRYALKQGIPAHNILFENTSRNTYENLRNIVPIMHANGVGSIIVVSDPYHLARAEEMAADLGLSDAQFSATPTTRFDERSKKAKFLMQESYSLFLYRIGKWSDAVWNWISS
- the arsC gene encoding arsenate reductase (glutaredoxin) (This arsenate reductase requires both glutathione and glutaredoxin to convert arsenate to arsenite, after which the efflux transporter formed by ArsA and ArsB can extrude the arsenite from the cell, providing resistance.), which encodes MPSEFTLYHNPRCSKSRAALALLEEKGVAADVVKYLDTAPDLATLQDMFAKLGIESVRGMMRTKDDLYKELGLDNPDLDNAALLQAIAEHPALLERPVLVTPTRAAIGRPLENIAALLG
- a CDS encoding ABC transporter substrate-binding protein, which codes for MNKRALFAALALLPLFAQAEIKTIKDVLGREVKVDVPVKRAVLAFYYPDYIAVTGADKFKNVIGISREFWEKFNPGSWAMFKQKLPTLQNIADIGNISTGTFSLEKTLALKPDVLILADWQYKAVATHLPRIEAAGIPVVVVDFNAETVARHTRSAEIFGELNGTQARAQKIAAEYARGIADIQKRVARAKQSKPKIYIEFGDKGPSEYSYTFGKDMWGAIADTAGGNNIAAPYVKNWGPINPEKFLTAKPDVIVISGTENGHKDKPGIMAMGIGISQADAQRRLAGFVKRKGWTDIPAVKNKRVYGIYHTASRSIADLASAQFIAKTLYPQQFADIDPNKTYLDFYRKYLPVVPDGTFYIRLK
- a CDS encoding DUF2167 domain-containing protein; translated protein: MMKSNHLAYAVLAALLSIQTLPASAANADTASAVEASGQEAQQASDSIANYVDDEIVQGPATVDLGNQAKLKLPAKMVFVKKNRANAMMREAGNATDPNRYGLILPESENEDGDTNWMVDLTFTDSGYIKDDDAKEWDVEAMLEQLKEGTEEQNKERASRNLPELETRGWVEKPQYDAKTHRLIWSIDVLNKNEPDPNPAINYNTFQLGREGYIELTMITDLKSIDQYKPIVQELLGNIEFNEGKRYSDFNAATDKVAEYGLAALVGGIAAKKLGLLALAGALLAKFGKLIIFGAVAAGALFKGLWRKKDKNKPNEEE